Within the Clostridium scatologenes genome, the region TTTTATTTTATTTGTTGTATTTGGAGCTTTAAACTATACATTTGATTATATTTTTAGGCCTTCAAGCATAAATTTATTTAGAAATATTTCTATTGCACTAGGTTTGGCATTTGGAATTTCTTTTAGTGATGTTGTGTTAAAAAAAGTTAAGTAAGTGTGTATGTGACATGTTATGAATTATGGTATAATCTTATATAACCTAAGTGAAAAGTATAATATGCTAAAAAGGAGGAATTGTATTATGTTACATTCTGAGTATTTGATGGGAGTAATTCTCATTACTTTTGGAGTTATACTTAAATTGTTTCCGCCAAAGCATATAAATAGCTGGTATGGTTATAAAACACCATTTTCTATGAAAAATAAGGTTATATGGGATGAAGGAAATCGCTTCGCAGCAATTTTGCTTGTATATATTGGTGCTTCATCTTTAATAGTAGCAGTAATATGTGATGTAATATATATAGGTGACTTTGATAGAGCATTTAAAAATTCAACAACTATATCAATAATAGGACTTTTATGTTTCATACCATTAATGGAAATTCACTTAAGAAGGTTGTTCGATAAAAATGGAAATAAAAAAGTATAATTTTTATACATTAATAAATATTGATAAATTAAAAAAATCAAAATCTGATTTAAATAAAAAACAGACTTTGATTTTTTATAAAATTTTAGAATTTAAATTATCTATTTGAATTAATTAAATTTGTATTAAATAGATTTTTATTATAATTTTTAGCAACTTTTTTTTGTAAGTTTGCAGCATTAGGGTTTGTTTCAGACATTAATTCCAATCTTTTAGCTTCTGCTTCTTTTTGGTTCGTTAATTTTCTGAATTTTTCTTGTAATATTTCATTAAGATCTATAGGTGAGAGCTTGCCAGCTTCCTTTTTGGACTTTGAGTCGGAATCCGAATTTGACTTTGAATTAATAGGTTCGGTAATTGCTCCACTAAAAAAATCACCGTTTTTATCAATACCAGTAACAGTAGATACCACTTTCCTACCCTGCAGAGCATACATACTTTTTAGCCAGGCTTCTGCGGCAGGTTCCCATTGAAGTTTTGCTTCTAAATCTTCTGCAGCTTTAGGGTCAGATGCTACCTTTTTTAAGTAAGTAGGGTCTATTCTAATATTTCCTAAACCCTTAACATCAGGAGGCATAAGTTTACCTGGTGCAAGACCTCCTAATCCTACTTGAAATTTTAAATTAGGAAATTTGCTGGAAAGTTCTTTAATATAGTCATCTACAGAACTATCTTTACTATTAGATGTTAATTCAGTAGTCAATTTTGAAGCAGCTGTAGTATCAGTATTTTTTGTTTCAATGTTATTATTTAAATTATAATTATAATTAGTAGATAATACTGATGTCATAAAAATTCCACCTTTCTTTAAATGTGTCTAATTAACTTTTTAGCAATAATGTTAATATAATATTTGATTACTTTCTTTGTGTAGTAAATTGGATTATTTAACATTTTTAAACTAAATATTCCTATTTATTGTATCGAGTTTAAAAGAAAATACTTTAACTTAAGGTGATGAAATAGTATTGGTGCACAGTGAAAATGTTAAAAATATTTATAGCTAATGCATATAAAAAATTGCTGACAAACATATATTTTATCAGTAATTTTTTTCTTTTATATGAAGTTTATTTATTAACCAAATGAATCGTATGTTTTATATAATATTTTTTATACTACTAATATAATTTTTTATGTTCAAGGCTGAACTGTGTAAAAGTTGAATTTCTGATGGAGAAATAGGAAGTTTTATAATTTCTTCCACACCATTTTTCCCTAAAACTGCAGGTGTTCCCATGAAAATGTCACTTATGCCATACTCACCTTTAAAGAAAGTTGAAATAGGTAGTACTATTTTTTTATCTAAAATAATTGCTTCAATTATTTTAGAAAGACACATAGATATTCCAAAGCAGCTGTGTTCATCACAATCCCTTATATCCCAACCGGCTCTTTTAGTTTTATTTTCTAAGAAGTCTTTAACTTTTTCATCGAAATTTTTATTAGAAAATTTTTTAATATAGTCTTCAATTGGCATATTATTTATCCTTGTACGACTCCATAATGCTACTTGTGAATCTCCATGTTCTCCAATTACACATGTCTCGATTTTGCTGGAGTTTATAGCATAGTAATCTCCAATAAAATATTTTAATCTTGAGGTATCAAGAAGAGTGCCTGTGCCAATAATTTGATTTGAAGGAAAAGAAGAAAGCTTAAAAGCTGTGTAGGCCATAATATCTACTGGATTGGTGACAAGTACAATAATACAATCTTTATTATATTTTATTATTTTACAGATAATTGATTTGTATATTTCAATATTATCTTTAAGTACATCTAGCCTTGAGCCATTTTTTCCAGCAACTTGTCCTACAGTAATGGCAACAATGTGAGAATCTTTTATATCTTCATAGCTGCCACTTCTTACTCTAGTATTTCCAAATAATGCAGCACCATGAGAAATATCTATGGCTTTACCCTCAGCTTTATTTCTATTTCTATTTATAATAACAATTTCAGATGCAACATTACATTGCATAAGATTGGAAGCAGTTTGTCCACCAATAGAACCTGCTCCAATAATAGATACTTTTACATTTTTAATAGTCATGATATACCTCCGTAAATAGTTGTCATATATTTAATATTATTTTAATTTTACTCTTATTTTAAAATTTAAACTATATCAAATAAAAATACTTATAATGTATTTGAAGTTAATATTTTATTTTTTAACATAGTATAAATTTTATTTAAATATTATATTGCTATAGTATGCAATATCACTTTATATATGAGTAATGCATAATCTATTAGTAAAATAATTTTAAAAGAGGGAAAAGATGAGTGTAGTAATAACACCCCTTCACTATATCTATTTAATTTTTATATTTATAATTATTGCAGCTATGGCTAAGAAAAGAGACATCTCATTAATTTGCATATTGGGTATATTTTTACTTGGATTAATAGGTACAGGTTCTTTGTATCATTCTACTATGGGAGTGTTTAATAGTTTTGTTTATGCTACTAAAGAACTTATGCCGACTATATTTATTATATCAGTTATTGTTGCTATGAGTAATGTCTTGATAGAATCTGGTATAAATGAAGAAATAGTAGCTCCTTTTAAAGGAATAATAAAAGATTATTGGATTGCATATTGGGTTATTGGTATAGTTATGATGATACTTTCTTGGTTTTTTTGGCCATCTCCAGCAGTAGCTTTAATAGGAGTGTTATTCTTACCTATAGCAAAAAAGGTAGGACTTCCAGCTATAGGAGTGGCGATATCAATGAATTTGTTTGGTCATGGTGTAGCGTTGTCAGGGGATTATATAATTCAAGCAGCACCTAAGCTTACAGCAGATGCAGCAGGCATACCAGTATTTAGTGTGGTTAGTGCAAGTATTCCTTTAGTAATTACTATGGGATTAGTAACTACTATAACAGCATTTTATTTACTTAGGAGAGATATTAAATTACAAAAAATATCTACAGAATATACAATAGAAGAGGAAAGTGACGAGAAGAAACCTAATAATTTAGTAATTCTCTCAAAGAATTTTAAGAGAATTTTGGCATTAATAACTTTGTTATTATTTGCAATAGATATATTTGTGATGTATACTGCTAAACTACAGGGAGGAGATGCTACTGCACTTATAGGTGGAACAGCTATATTTATAATGAGTTTCCTATCTATAGTAACATATAAAAATGAAGCTTTAGAAAAAATAACAAATAATCTTGTTAAAGGATTACAGTTTGGTTTTAAAATATTTGGTATAGTTATACCTATAGCTGCATTTTTTTATTTAGGAGATTCAGCTTTTACTGAAATATTTGGAAAAATATTACCAGCTCATTCTAATGGTATAGTTAATGATTTGGGTGTATGTTTAGCTAATTTAGTACCTCTTAATTCTGCAATTGCATCTACAACTCTTACTATAGTTGGTGCAATTACGGGATTGGATGGATCAGGATTTTCAGGAATATCCTTAGCAGGTTCTGTAGCAAAGCTATTTTCTACAGCTTTAGGTGGAGGAGTAGCTACTCTTACTGCATTAGGGCAAATAGCAGCTATATGGGTTGGTGGAGGAACTATAATACCGTGGGCTGTAATACCTGTAGCAGCTATATGCGGAGTGGATCCTTTTGAGTTAGCTAAGAAGAATCTAAAGCCAGTTATTATAGGTTTGATTGCTACCACGGTGGTTGCCATGTTTATCATATGATTTTAAAATTATGAATATG harbors:
- a CDS encoding membrane protein — encoded protein: MSVVITPLHYIYLIFIFIIIAAMAKKRDISLICILGIFLLGLIGTGSLYHSTMGVFNSFVYATKELMPTIFIISVIVAMSNVLIESGINEEIVAPFKGIIKDYWIAYWVIGIVMMILSWFFWPSPAVALIGVLFLPIAKKVGLPAIGVAISMNLFGHGVALSGDYIIQAAPKLTADAAGIPVFSVVSASIPLVITMGLVTTITAFYLLRRDIKLQKISTEYTIEEESDEKKPNNLVILSKNFKRILALITLLLFAIDIFVMYTAKLQGGDATALIGGTAIFIMSFLSIVTYKNEALEKITNNLVKGLQFGFKIFGIVIPIAAFFYLGDSAFTEIFGKILPAHSNGIVNDLGVCLANLVPLNSAIASTTLTIVGAITGLDGSGFSGISLAGSVAKLFSTALGGGVATLTALGQIAAIWVGGGTIIPWAVIPVAAICGVDPFELAKKNLKPVIIGLIATTVVAMFII
- a CDS encoding SdpI family protein, which gives rise to MLHSEYLMGVILITFGVILKLFPPKHINSWYGYKTPFSMKNKVIWDEGNRFAAILLVYIGASSLIVAVICDVIYIGDFDRAFKNSTTISIIGLLCFIPLMEIHLRRLFDKNGNKKV
- a CDS encoding L-lactate dehydrogenase: MTIKNVKVSIIGAGSIGGQTASNLMQCNVASEIVIINRNRNKAEGKAIDISHGAALFGNTRVRSGSYEDIKDSHIVAITVGQVAGKNGSRLDVLKDNIEIYKSIICKIIKYNKDCIIVLVTNPVDIMAYTAFKLSSFPSNQIIGTGTLLDTSRLKYFIGDYYAINSSKIETCVIGEHGDSQVALWSRTRINNMPIEDYIKKFSNKNFDEKVKDFLENKTKRAGWDIRDCDEHSCFGISMCLSKIIEAIILDKKIVLPISTFFKGEYGISDIFMGTPAVLGKNGVEEIIKLPISPSEIQLLHSSALNIKNYISSIKNII